The Psychrobacillus sp. FSL K6-2836 nucleotide sequence ATCATGCTCACGTTGACATTGTTCAAACGAGTTCCTGACGTACTTGAATTTTACCAAAACAAGTTTCAGTATATCCATGTAGATGAATATCAGGATACGAACAAAGCGCAGTACGAGTTAGTGCAGATGCTGGCTAAAAAGTTCAAAAATATTTGTGTCGTTGGTGACTCGGATCAATCGATTTATCGCTGGCGTGGAGCAGATATTCAGAATATCCTATCGTTTGAAAAGGATTACCCAAATGCAAAAGCGATTATGTTAGAACAAAACTATCGTTCTTCTCAAAGAATCTTACAGGCGGCAAATGACGTCATTGGAAATAACACGAGTAGATATCCGAAGGTTTTACGAACAGAGAATCTAGAAGGGGAAAAGCTCGAGTTATTCCGTGCGATGAATGAGCATCAGGAAGCACAATATGTTGTACAAAAAATTCAAGAATTAATGGAATTAGAAAATCGTACATTGAATGATTTCGCCATTTTGTATCGCACGAATGCTCAATCCCGTGTGATGGAGGAAGTACTTGTTAAATCTAATATGGCCTATACAATTGTTGGTGGCACAAAGTTCTATGATCGCAAAGAGATTAAAGATTTACTTGCATACTTACGTTTAATAGCCAATAACGATGATGATCTATCACTTGCTCGAATTATTAATGAGCCTAAACGAAATATCGGAGCTACATCCTTTGAACGTATGGCGCTCTATGCACTGGACCAAGATCGCTCGATTTTAGATGCATTAAATGAAGTCGACTTTATGGGGATACCAGCTCGTGCTGTAAATTCTGTTATTCAATTCCAAGGGCTAATCAATAACTTGACCCAAATGCAGGAATTTTTGTCTGTCACAGAAATTGTTGAGCAAGTGCTTGATAAAACGGGCTACCGTACGATGCTAAAAAATGAAAAGACTATTGAAGCGGAGAGTCGCTTAGAAAATATTGAAGAGTTTCTATCTGTCACGAAAGCATTTGAGGAAAAGAGTGAGGACAAGTCGTTAGTTGCATTTTTAACAGATTTAGCTCTTATCTCCGATATAGATAAATTGGATGAAGATGAAGATATATCTAAAGGAAATATTATTTTAATGACGATGCATGCGGCAAAAGGCTTGGAATTTCCAGTTGTATTTATCATCGGAATGGAAGAAAATATCTTTCCACATTCACGCTCACTTGGTGATGATGATGAAATGGAAGAGGAACGACGCCTGGCTTATGTAGGAATCACCCGAGCTGAAGAAAGACTTGTGATTACTTGTGCGCAGTCCCGAACTATATTTGGTCGTGGCAGTTTTAATAGCCCATCTCGTTTTATCCAAGAAATTTCAGATGATATTATAGAGGTCGTTGGTTGGACTAAAGACATTGGCAAAAATCCTGAAAGACATGCAAAAGCTATTGGTAATACTCGTAAAGCAGTAGTAACTCGACCGGCATATAATGAATCTGGTGGAGAGAAAATGGGCTGGCAGGTTGGAGATAAAGCGGCTCATAAAAAATGGGGCGAAGGTATGGTTGTCAGTGTTCGTGGCGAAGGTGAGAATACCGAGCTAGATATTGCATTTCCAAGTCCTACGGGTATTAAGCGTCTACTCGCTAAATTTGCCCCAATTGAAAAAGTATAACAACAGGAGGAGCCCTGGATGGATCAGTTAGAACAACGAGTTCAAGAACTACACAAGCTTTTAAACGATTATGGACATGCCTATTATGTATTAGATGATCCTATTGTTCCGGATGCCGTTTACGATCAATATTTGCATGAGCTAATAGCTTTGGAGGAACAAAACCCAGATCTAATATTACCGGATTCCCCTACTCAGCGAGTTGGTTCCATCGTAAGTGAAGGCTTTAAAAAAGTAACCCATGCAAATCCAATGCTTAGTCTATCGAATGCTTTTAACGAAGCGGATTTGCGTGATTTTGATAAACGTATTCAAGGTATTATCGATGAAGCACCAACGTATGTATGTGAATTGAAAATTGATGGACTTGCAATTTCCCTATTATATGAGGATGGTCTTTTAGTAAGAGGGGCTACCCGTGGGGATGGTACGACAGGTGAGGATATTACAAGTAATATTAAAACCATTCGTTCCATTCCAATGCGCTTAAAGGAAAAGGTAACCGTGGAGGCAAGAGGAGAGGCATATATGCCAAAGTCTTCCTTTGCAAAGTTGAATGAAGAGCGCGCAGCACAGACTGAGGTATTATTTGCAAATCCTCGTAATGCAGCAGCAGGCTCCTTACGTCAGCTCGACCCTAAAATAACTGCTAGCCGTAATTTATCAATGTTCGTCTATGGCATGGGTGGCGACGGTGAGGACCAGAATATAGACACTCATTTAGATGCACTAGGATTTATGAAGAAACAGGGATTACCGACTAATAAGGAAACAAAAAAATGTACATCCATCGAAGAAGTACTTAGCTTTATAGAAGAGTGGACGGAAAAAAGACATGACATTCCATATGAAATTGATGGCATTGTTATAAAAGTAAATGACTATGCACAGCAAGAAGAACTAGGATTTACCGCAAAGAGTCCACGATTTGCAATAGCGTATAAATTTCCTGCAGAGGAAGTAGTCACGAAAATAATCGATATCGACTTAACAGTTGGTCGCACGGGTGTTGTCACTCCAACTGCTATTTTAGAGCCGGCACAAGTAGCCGGATCTACTGTCCAACGTGCTACACTTCATAACGAAGATTTAATCCGTGAAAAGGATATTCGCATCGGTGATCGTGTTATTATTCGAAAAGCAGGAGATATTATTCCAGAAGTAGTAGCAGTTATAACTGCAGAGAGAACAGGTGCGGAAGTACCGTACGAAATGCCTACCAATTGTCCGGTTTGTGAAAGCGAATTAATTAGAATTGAAGAAGAAGTCGCACTTCGTTGTGTAAATCCACAATGTCCTGCCCAAATTCAAGAAGGTATTTACCACTTTGCTTCTCGCAATGCGATGAATATTGATGGACTTGGTGAAAAAGTGGTGGAACAGTTATTTAGAGAACAACTCATCAAAGATATTTCGGATTTATATACATTAACAGTGGATGATTTAGTAAAGCTGGAGCGTATGGGTCTAAAATCTGCAACTAATTTAGTGGAAGCAATTGAAGCTTCAAAAGCAAATTCAATGGAACGAGTATTATTTGGACTTGGTATCCGTCATATTGGAGAAAAAGCTGCAAAAATACTTTCGGAGAATTTTCATAGCTTTGAAGCGTTAATGAAAGCAACAAGAGAAGAGCTTATAGCTATTTTTGAAATAGGTGACAAAATGGCCGATTCATTAGTGACCTATTTTGAGCAGGACGAGGTCCAGTTATTGATAGGTCGATTAAAAGATGCAGGATTGACGCTACAGTATACTGGTAGAATTATTGATGCAGCTGTAATGGAAAACAGCCCATTTGCGGGTAAAACAGTTGTATTAACAGGGAAGCTTATTCAACTAACTCGGACAGAAGCAAAAGAAAAAATTGAGTCATTAGGTGGAAAAGTTGCCGGAAGTGTCAGTAAAAAAACGGATTTAGTTATTGCTGGAGAAGAAGCAGGATCTAAACTAGAAAAAGCAACAAGCCTCGGTATCGAGGTTTGGGATGAACAAAAATTATTAGACTCCACAACGGAGTAAGGGAGTGGCGAACATGACCAAAAAACAAATAGGCATGTTGACACTGGCTTTATTACTTACGGTCTCTGGTTGTGCTCCTTCTTTGGGTGACGAAACAAAGGTTATACAAAATACGGAAGAAGAAGAGACCAAAACAGTAATAATTCCGAGTTTACAGCTAGACGAAACATATTACCGAACATTATTACCTTATGAGGAAAGCGCAAGTAGAGGATTAGTCTTATCTAATTTATCTACTAAATACGATATGAAGGAAGTAGAAAACGGCCTTCTTCGTCTATCTCAAAATGAGTTTTCGCCGGATAAGTATTTGTTCCAGGAAGGGCAGTACTTAGATACGAGCACCCTAAAGGATTGGCTAGCTAGAAGCAATCAAGAAGAAGGCGGGTTAAATCCAAGTGATGAGGGCTTAGTTGGAGAAGAAAAGGCCAAAAAAGCACCAGTCTATATAACTCATATCGTGGAACAAAATTATTTAGAAAAGAAAGATAATGCAGTAAGTCTATCCGGAATTTCTATAGGTTTGGCATTAAACTCGACGTATTACTATACGAAGGAAGACTATGGTGCAACTTATGAAGAGAAACTGACACAGGCTCAAATTGAAGAGAATGGTAAAAGGATTGCGGAAGAAGTAGTTACACGTTTACGCAAAATGGATGGTCTTGCGGATATTCCAATTGTAGTAGGCTTGTTCAAGCAAAATAGCAGGAATGCAGTTGTTCCAGGAACATATTTTACGTATAGTACAGCACCAGCAGGGAAAAATGTGTCTGATTGGAAGGCTATTGACGAAGAATATGTTCTATTCCCTACAGCGGACTCTCAAGAAAAGTATCGCGATTTAGATACAATTTTCCGTAACTTCAAACAGGATGTAGAAATGTACTTTTCCAATTACACGAGTATTATTGGGACAGGCTATTTTAAAGACAAACAGCTTCAAAAGTGGACGATCACTATTCCTATTCAGTTTTACGGAACTGCAGAGGTAATTGGATTTACACAGCATCTAGCTGTCTTGGTAAAGGATCATTTTAATCCTTCGATGAATATCGAAGTACAAGTGAATTCCTTAGATGGTGCTGAAGCATTGCTTGTGAAAAAACCTGGTGATGAAGAGGCAATTGTGCATATATACTCACAATAAGCAATGGGTACTCTCTGTTCAAGCAGAGTGAAAAATGATATGATATTTCTTATGGTTACTTGAATTCGGAGGTGTTATAAATGGCGGAATTAACAAAAGAAGAAGTAAAGCACGTTGCGCATCTTGCAAGACTTGCAATTACGGAAGAAGAAGCAGAAAAGTTTGCACTTCAACTAGGAGCAATCACAGAATTTGCTGATCAATTAAAAGAATTGGATACAACAAATGTAGAACCTACTACACATGTCCTACCATTGGTAAATGTGCTTAGAGATGACGTCGCTACTAAAGGGCTAGATCGTGAAAAAATGATGTTGAATGTGAAAGAACAAGAAGCTGGTCAAGTAAAAGTACCATCAATTATGGACTAATAGATGTAAGGAGGGAAAATCATGACGTTATTTAATCGCTCAGCGAAAGAACTACAAGCGCTTGTACATAGTAAAGAAGTTTCTTTAGTAGATTTAACAAACGAAGCTTTTGAACGTGTAGAAAAACTTGATGGCGAGGTAGAAGCCTTCTTAGCTTTAAATAAAGAAAAAGCATTAGAAACAGCTACACAATTAGAAAAAATTCCTTTTGAAGAACGTGGGCCATTATTTGGTTTACCAATCGGAGTAAAGGATAATATCGTAACAGAAGGATTAGAAACTACTTGTGCAAGTAAAATTTTACAAGGGTTCAATCCTATTTATGATGCAACGGTTGTGAAAAAGTTACGCGAGGCTGGTATGATTACAATCGGTAAATTGAATATGGATGAATTTGCAATGGGGTCTTCCAATGAAAATTCAGCATATAAAACAACTAAAAACCCATGGTCATTAGACCGTGTACCTGGTGGTTCTTCAGGTGCATCAGCAGCAGCAGTAGCAGCTGGTGAAGTACCATTCTCATTAGGTTCAGATACAGGTGGATCTATTCGTCAACCAGCATCCTATTGTGGTGTTGTTGGGATGAAACCAACATATGGACGTGTTTCACGTTTCGGACTTGTAGCGTTTGCATCTTCTTTAGATCAAATTGGTCCAATCACTCGTAACGTGGAAGACAATGCTCTACTTTTAGAAGCAATTTCTGGAGTTGATGCTAATGACTCTACTTCTGCAGACGTTGAAGTTCCTAACTTTGCTGCTGCTTTAACTGGAGACATTAAAGGTCTTCGTATTGCCGTGCCTAAAGAATATTTAGGAGAGGGTGTAAGTGAAGCAGTTCGTGGGTCTATAATGGATGCGTTGAAAGTACTAGAAGCACAAGGAGCAACTTGGGAAGAGGTTTCATTGCCACATTCTAAATATGCTTTAGCTACATACTATATTCTTTCATCTTCAGAGGCTTCTTCAAATCTTTCTCGTTTTGATGGAATTCGTTATGGTTACCGCGCTGAGAACGTTGAAAACTTATTGGATCTTTATAAAGAAACTCGTGCACAAGGATTTGGTGACGAAGTTAAACGTCGTATTATGCTTGGGACTTATTCGTTAAGCGCAGGAACGTACGATGCTTACTATAAAAAAGCACAGCAAGTTCGTACACTTATCAAACAAGATTTCGATAAAGTATTAGAGGACTATGATGTAATTGTCGGACCAACTGCACCAACTCCAGCATTCAAAATTGGAGAAAACGTAGAAGATCCTTTAACGATGTATGCAAACGATATTTTAACAATTCCGATTAACCTTGCAGGTGTACCAGCAATTTCTATCCCTTGTGGATTTGAAGATGGGTTACCACTAGGGCTACAAATTATCGGAAATTATTTTGACGAATCAACAATTTATCGCGTAGCGCATGCTTACGAGCAAGCTACTGATTTCCATAAACAAACTCCTCAAATTTGGGAGGGAAAATAACATGAACTTTGAAACAGTTATTGGATTAGAAGTACACGTAGAGTTAAAAACTAATTCTAAAATCTTCTCATCAGCACCTAATCATTTCGGAGCTGAGCCAAACACAAATACAACAGTAATAGACCTAGGATACCCTGGCGTACTACCTGTGTTAAATAAAAACGTAGTAGATTTCGCAATGCGTGCAGCACTTGCATTAAATATGGAAATCGAACAAAATACAAAATTTGATCGTAAAAACTATTTCTACCCAGATAATCCAAAAGCATATCAAATTTCACAATTTGATAAACCAATCGGTAAAAATGGTTGGGTTGAAATTGAAGTAAATGGTGAGAAAAAACGTATCGGTATTACTCGTCTTCATATGGAAGAAGATGCTGGGAAACTTTCCCATGCTGATGGTTATTCTTTAGTAGACTTTAACCGCCAAGGAACACCACTAGTAGAAATCGTTTCAGAACCAGATATCCGTACACCTGAGGAAGCTTACGCTTACTTAGAAAAAGTAAAATCTATTATCCAATATACAGACGTTTCAGACTGTAAAATGGAAGAAGGATCTTTACGCTGTGATGCGAATATTTCTATTCGTCCTTATGGTCAAGAAGAGTTTGGTACTAAAACAGAGTTGAAAAACTTAAACTCGTTCAACTTCGTTCGTAGAGGTCTAGAGCACGAAGAGGTTCGCCAAGCCGAAGTATTATCTGCTGGAGGAATCATTGAACAAGAAACTCGTCGCTATGATGAAAAAACTGGTAAAACGATTCTTATGCGTGTTAAAGAAGGTACGGATGATTATCGTTATTTCCCAGAGCCAGATTTAGTAGATCTAGTAATTGATGATGCATGGTTAGAACGTGTGCGTGCTGAAATTCCTGAGCTACCAGATGCTCGTAAACAACGCTATATCGAAAAGCTAGGATTATCACCATACGATGCGCATGTATTAACATTGTCTAAGGATATGGCTAACTTCTTTGAAGCAACTATTGCCGATGGTGCAGACGTAAAACTAGCTGCTAACTGGATGATGGGTGAGGTTTCTGCCTATCTAAACGCAGACCAAAAAGAATTGAAGGACATAGGTCTAACTCCTGCTAATCTTTCTGGAATGATTAAACTAATTACAGATGGTACTATTTCATCAAAAATCGCGAAAAAAGTATTCAAAGAACTTGCTGACAACGGCGGAGATGCTGCAGAAGTCGTGAAAGCTAAAGGCTTAGTACAAATTTCTGACGAAGGCGCTCTACGCGAAATCGTTACAGCAACACTTGATGCTAACCCACAATCTATCGAAGACTTCAAAAACGGGAAAGACCGCGCAATCGGCTTCCTAGTTGGACAAATCATGAAAGCAACAAAAGGCCAAGCAAATCCACCTCTTGTTAACAAAATCTTGAACGAAGAAATCGTTAAACGTTAATACTAAAGGATGCCCGAGTGACTGGGGCATCCTTTTTGTGTGTGTGCACTCTCGAATATGAGCGGTTATCTCTCGTATAGAAAGGAAATTCATAGTGTCTCTCGTAAGTATGTGAAACGCTCTCGGATGGCATGAGATTGCTCTAGTATAGGGTTGATTTACTCTCGTATAGAAAGGAAATTCATAGTGTCTCTCGTAAGTATGTGAAACTCTCTCGGATAGCATGAAATTGCTCTCGTATAGGGTTGATTCACTCTCGTATAGGGACGATTCACTCTCGTATAGAAAGGAAAATCATAGTGTCTCTCGTATGTATGTGAAACGCTCTCGGAAAGCGTGAGTTTGCTCTCGTATAGGGTCGATTCACTCTCGTATAGAAAGGAAAATCATAGCGTCTCTCGTATGTATGTGAAACGCTCTCGGATAGCATGGGATTGCTCTCGTATAGGGTTGATTCACTCTCGTATAGAAAGGAAATTCATAGTGTCTCTCATAAGTATGTGAAATGCTCTCGGATAGCGTGAGATTGCTCTCGTATAGGGTTGATTCGCTCTCGTATAGAAAGGAAAATCATAGTGTCTCTCGTATGTATGTGAAACGCTCTCGGATAGCATGAGATTGCTCTCTTATAGGGACGATTCACTCTCGTATAGGAAGAAAATTCATAGTGTCTCTCGTAAGTATGTGAAACTCGCTCGGAAAGCGTAAGATTGCTCTCGTATAGGGTCGATTCACTCTCGTATAGAAAGGAAATTCATAGTGTCTCTCGTATGTATGTGAAACGCTCTCGAATAGCATGAAATTGCTCTCGTATAGGGTTGATTCACTCTCGTATAGATAGGAAATTCATAGTGTCTCTCGTAAGTATGTGAAACGCTCTCGGATAGCGTGAGATTGCTCTCGTATAGGGTTGATTCGCTCTCGTTATCTATATTCAAGTGATAGTATTTATTTCCAAGTATACTGATGCTATGATGAAAGCATATTTTATACGTATTGGGGGCAAGTGAAGTGGATCTATGTTTTATTGGTGGAGGACATGTTTTAAAAGGTGAGTTGGATGAAGTATTCGAAGAATTGTCGAAGAGGATTAAACCAAATGCAAATATTGTAGTAGTTCCTTTTGCTACGGATGTTTCAAAATATGATAGCTGGATGCTAAGTCTTGAACAGGTTTTCGCTAACATTTCAAATGCGAAACTAGAATTATTGCATGAGGATCTTTCAAAAAGTGAAATGGTATCTATGATTAATGATAGTGATGTACTTTATTTAATAGGTGGGAGACCGGAAAAGTTACTTCAGTTAATCAAAGAAAAAGAACTAGTTTCGAGCATTAGAAATTATCCGGGGCTATTAATTGGCTATAGTGCAGGGGCACTGGCATTTTGCGAGGATTGTATTTTAACGAAAGACGATGACTACCCAGAGTCCTTAGTGATAAAAGGTTTAGGTCTAGTAGACTTTAGCGTGGAAGTACATTATAACGTGGAATCAGACGATGAGTTAATGTCACTTTCCACTGAACGTACTATTTATGCTCTCCCAGATGGAAGTGCCGTTTTTTATAAGGATGGTAATATACATAAAAAAGTAAATGCCGTAATTGCATTTCAAGAGAAGAAAAAATCAATAATATAAATTTGGCTGTCTTGGTGACAGTCTTTTTTATTGCAAACTGAAACCACTATGGACTTTGCTTTGTCTAACAGATAACGGGGAGGGAGGGGTAGTTTGGAAAAGCATGAAAAGGACCATTTGTTAATAAAAGCAATGGATGAATACGGTCATTATCTCACGAGACTAGCCTACGCTTTTGTAAAGGATGAGGTAAGAGCAGAGGACATCGTCCAAGAAGTATTTATACGTTATTACGTAAATTTGGAAAACTTTGAAGGCCGTTCAAGTGTTAAAACGTACTTATACCGTATCACTGTCAATGAGTGTCATAACTATTTTAAAAGCTGGGCTTATAGAAAACTGGAACTCTCCAATCTAGTGAATAATTTACTAACTAATAAACAAACGACTGAAGAAGAGATACTGCAAAAGGAACAAGCTGAATATGTTGCACTAAAAATAAATGAATTACCTATTAAATATAAAGAGGTATTATGGCTTCATTATTTTGCAGAGCTATCAGTTCTTGAAATAGGAGAGGTTTTAAAGTGTTCACCAAACACTGTGAAAACAAGATTAGTGAGAGGTAGAAATGCGGCACGTCTAACATTAAAGGAGGAGATTGAACATGCGAGAAGACATTAAACGTCATTTAGATGCGTCTATTCCGAGACATATTACGTTAACGGAAGCACAAAAAAGTAAAATTATGCTGGAAGCCCCTAATCGAATGAAACAGAAGAGATTCAAGCTGCCATCAATTCCTTTTATAGTTAGTGTAGCAATCATATCCCTTTCATTATTTTTAGTGATTCCGTATTTAAAGGCTGATTTTCAGCAGCTCTATGATGAGAATTTAGTGGATGTGACCATACCGTATGCTCCATACGATTCGTTAATAAGATCAATTTATGTGGATAATAGCGAAGAAATGATTTATACGGATTGGAATGGAATATATGCTTATTCGGTGGAGACAGGTACAAAAGAAATACTTGTTACCCCAAAGGAAGATGCGCGAATCCATCTATTTGATGTGAATGAGAATTGGCTAGCTTGGGAAGATATCACGACAAGTACATTAAATGTGCTAAATCGAAATAGCAAGGAGGTTATGGAATTACCTAATATAACTATTGGAAATCTACAGCTTCAAGGTAGTACATTAATATTCATGGACATCGGGGTAAAAGATAGTTTTATTGGTTATAGAGCTATTGATTTATCAACCATGGAACAGCATGAAATCCATGAGTTAACTGGTAACGGTAGTAGAAGCAGTGCATCTGTTTACGATAACTTACTAGTAGTTCCAGAGGAAGTAGAAACCGATGGTGAACAGCTCGTCAGATTTTACTTATATGACTATCGAAAAAATATTTTGATTGGTGAATATGAAGTTCCTTATGAAATGGCAGCTTTTGTAACTCTTACAGACAATAAAATATTTGCCGAACTTATTAATGAGGATGAAAATTCGCGGTTAGGTTATATTGATTTAGAGGATGGAAAATTGCATGAAATAAAGACTCCACTCTTTTCAGAGTATGCTGTGTATGAAGATTACGTAGCATTATCAGTTGTTGTTAAGGACAGCACTACGGTTAAATTATATCAAATAGAAGATAATGAGCTTAAAGAGGTCCCGGCATTCAAAAATATTAGCGAACGACTTGTACGACCTCGGTTTACGGATGATGGTGTGCTAGTAGTAAACGGAGAAGGTACTGAGCGAACGATGTATTTGCAGGATCCATAATATAATTTGAAAAATCACGAGTCTAGCTTGTTTGAATAAGAATTGAAAACGAAGTATACTTAGAAAAAAGGGGGCTACTCACTTGTCTACAGAACAACAGTATTTTGAAAATGCAAAACCACTACCTCACTATATGGATGATATGACTACGAAAAAAGAAGAGTCATTCAGCATCTACAATAAATTCGATGTACCTGCAGATGATGAATTCATTCAAGTATTAAAGGAAAAAACACCACATATACTAGTTATTACAGAGGACTGGTGTGGGGATGCAATGATGAACAACGCCATTTTACGTAAAATTGCAGAGGCGGCAAATGTAGAAGTACGGGCTGTTTATCGCGATGAAAACCTGGATTTAATTGATCAGTATTTAACAAATGGCGGACGTTCGATTCCAGTTTATTTGTTGTTGGATAAAGACGGTGAAGTGATTTCTAAATGGGGTCCACGCGCAGAAAAAGTTCAACAGTTCGTAATGGATGGTAGAGCAAAATTCCCTGCAAAAGAAGATCCTTCGTTTGAGGAAATACAAAAAGACTTTTATG carries:
- a CDS encoding CamS family sex pheromone protein; protein product: MTKKQIGMLTLALLLTVSGCAPSLGDETKVIQNTEEEETKTVIIPSLQLDETYYRTLLPYEESASRGLVLSNLSTKYDMKEVENGLLRLSQNEFSPDKYLFQEGQYLDTSTLKDWLARSNQEEGGLNPSDEGLVGEEKAKKAPVYITHIVEQNYLEKKDNAVSLSGISIGLALNSTYYYTKEDYGATYEEKLTQAQIEENGKRIAEEVVTRLRKMDGLADIPIVVGLFKQNSRNAVVPGTYFTYSTAPAGKNVSDWKAIDEEYVLFPTADSQEKYRDLDTIFRNFKQDVEMYFSNYTSIIGTGYFKDKQLQKWTITIPIQFYGTAEVIGFTQHLAVLVKDHFNPSMNIEVQVNSLDGAEALLVKKPGDEEAIVHIYSQ
- the gatB gene encoding Asp-tRNA(Asn)/Glu-tRNA(Gln) amidotransferase subunit GatB, whose product is MNFETVIGLEVHVELKTNSKIFSSAPNHFGAEPNTNTTVIDLGYPGVLPVLNKNVVDFAMRAALALNMEIEQNTKFDRKNYFYPDNPKAYQISQFDKPIGKNGWVEIEVNGEKKRIGITRLHMEEDAGKLSHADGYSLVDFNRQGTPLVEIVSEPDIRTPEEAYAYLEKVKSIIQYTDVSDCKMEEGSLRCDANISIRPYGQEEFGTKTELKNLNSFNFVRRGLEHEEVRQAEVLSAGGIIEQETRRYDEKTGKTILMRVKEGTDDYRYFPEPDLVDLVIDDAWLERVRAEIPELPDARKQRYIEKLGLSPYDAHVLTLSKDMANFFEATIADGADVKLAANWMMGEVSAYLNADQKELKDIGLTPANLSGMIKLITDGTISSKIAKKVFKELADNGGDAAEVVKAKGLVQISDEGALREIVTATLDANPQSIEDFKNGKDRAIGFLVGQIMKATKGQANPPLVNKILNEEIVKR
- a CDS encoding Type 1 glutamine amidotransferase-like domain-containing protein; its protein translation is MDLCFIGGGHVLKGELDEVFEELSKRIKPNANIVVVPFATDVSKYDSWMLSLEQVFANISNAKLELLHEDLSKSEMVSMINDSDVLYLIGGRPEKLLQLIKEKELVSSIRNYPGLLIGYSAGALAFCEDCILTKDDDYPESLVIKGLGLVDFSVEVHYNVESDDELMSLSTERTIYALPDGSAVFYKDGNIHKKVNAVIAFQEKKKSII
- the gatA gene encoding Asp-tRNA(Asn)/Glu-tRNA(Gln) amidotransferase subunit GatA, which encodes MTLFNRSAKELQALVHSKEVSLVDLTNEAFERVEKLDGEVEAFLALNKEKALETATQLEKIPFEERGPLFGLPIGVKDNIVTEGLETTCASKILQGFNPIYDATVVKKLREAGMITIGKLNMDEFAMGSSNENSAYKTTKNPWSLDRVPGGSSGASAAAVAAGEVPFSLGSDTGGSIRQPASYCGVVGMKPTYGRVSRFGLVAFASSLDQIGPITRNVEDNALLLEAISGVDANDSTSADVEVPNFAAALTGDIKGLRIAVPKEYLGEGVSEAVRGSIMDALKVLEAQGATWEEVSLPHSKYALATYYILSSSEASSNLSRFDGIRYGYRAENVENLLDLYKETRAQGFGDEVKRRIMLGTYSLSAGTYDAYYKKAQQVRTLIKQDFDKVLEDYDVIVGPTAPTPAFKIGENVEDPLTMYANDILTIPINLAGVPAISIPCGFEDGLPLGLQIIGNYFDESTIYRVAHAYEQATDFHKQTPQIWEGK
- the pcrA gene encoding DNA helicase PcrA is translated as MEIIAKNLLNGMNKEQEEAVKTTEGPLLIMAGAGSGKTRVLTHRIAYLIVEKEVYPSKILAITFTNKAAREMRERIDGLLGPGTGERMWVSTFHSMCVRILRRDIDRIGYTKNFSILDTSDQLTVIKNVLKEQNIDSKQYDPRSMLNAISGAKNICIDSDMYRAQMNEMNPFEKTVANVYQSYQKKLRKNQSLDFDDLIMLTLTLFKRVPDVLEFYQNKFQYIHVDEYQDTNKAQYELVQMLAKKFKNICVVGDSDQSIYRWRGADIQNILSFEKDYPNAKAIMLEQNYRSSQRILQAANDVIGNNTSRYPKVLRTENLEGEKLELFRAMNEHQEAQYVVQKIQELMELENRTLNDFAILYRTNAQSRVMEEVLVKSNMAYTIVGGTKFYDRKEIKDLLAYLRLIANNDDDLSLARIINEPKRNIGATSFERMALYALDQDRSILDALNEVDFMGIPARAVNSVIQFQGLINNLTQMQEFLSVTEIVEQVLDKTGYRTMLKNEKTIEAESRLENIEEFLSVTKAFEEKSEDKSLVAFLTDLALISDIDKLDEDEDISKGNIILMTMHAAKGLEFPVVFIIGMEENIFPHSRSLGDDDEMEEERRLAYVGITRAEERLVITCAQSRTIFGRGSFNSPSRFIQEISDDIIEVVGWTKDIGKNPERHAKAIGNTRKAVVTRPAYNESGGEKMGWQVGDKAAHKKWGEGMVVSVRGEGENTELDIAFPSPTGIKRLLAKFAPIEKV
- the gatC gene encoding Asp-tRNA(Asn)/Glu-tRNA(Gln) amidotransferase subunit GatC: MAELTKEEVKHVAHLARLAITEEEAEKFALQLGAITEFADQLKELDTTNVEPTTHVLPLVNVLRDDVATKGLDREKMMLNVKEQEAGQVKVPSIMD
- the ligA gene encoding NAD-dependent DNA ligase LigA — its product is MDQLEQRVQELHKLLNDYGHAYYVLDDPIVPDAVYDQYLHELIALEEQNPDLILPDSPTQRVGSIVSEGFKKVTHANPMLSLSNAFNEADLRDFDKRIQGIIDEAPTYVCELKIDGLAISLLYEDGLLVRGATRGDGTTGEDITSNIKTIRSIPMRLKEKVTVEARGEAYMPKSSFAKLNEERAAQTEVLFANPRNAAAGSLRQLDPKITASRNLSMFVYGMGGDGEDQNIDTHLDALGFMKKQGLPTNKETKKCTSIEEVLSFIEEWTEKRHDIPYEIDGIVIKVNDYAQQEELGFTAKSPRFAIAYKFPAEEVVTKIIDIDLTVGRTGVVTPTAILEPAQVAGSTVQRATLHNEDLIREKDIRIGDRVIIRKAGDIIPEVVAVITAERTGAEVPYEMPTNCPVCESELIRIEEEVALRCVNPQCPAQIQEGIYHFASRNAMNIDGLGEKVVEQLFREQLIKDISDLYTLTVDDLVKLERMGLKSATNLVEAIEASKANSMERVLFGLGIRHIGEKAAKILSENFHSFEALMKATREELIAIFEIGDKMADSLVTYFEQDEVQLLIGRLKDAGLTLQYTGRIIDAAVMENSPFAGKTVVLTGKLIQLTRTEAKEKIESLGGKVAGSVSKKTDLVIAGEEAGSKLEKATSLGIEVWDEQKLLDSTTE
- a CDS encoding sigma-70 family RNA polymerase sigma factor; translation: MEKHEKDHLLIKAMDEYGHYLTRLAYAFVKDEVRAEDIVQEVFIRYYVNLENFEGRSSVKTYLYRITVNECHNYFKSWAYRKLELSNLVNNLLTNKQTTEEEILQKEQAEYVALKINELPIKYKEVLWLHYFAELSVLEIGEVLKCSPNTVKTRLVRGRNAARLTLKEEIEHARRH